A part of Aegilops tauschii subsp. strangulata cultivar AL8/78 chromosome 2, Aet v6.0, whole genome shotgun sequence genomic DNA contains:
- the LOC109745173 gene encoding tryptamine benzoyltransferase 1: MEASSSTMLKPAYSTPRPLACEMVPLTLFDRATLDIFVPLILVYPAPTPSNKALKEGLRRAVAVYPHLAGRLAVDHRGRRFIHVNNEGVLVVEAVIPVDLASAVVDGSVVTNTDELYPAVPPPEDSVGAALLQIQLNRYKCGGLAIGFSSHHQAADGYSVSTFLSTWASAVRQGRNFTAPFPFLDRGATAVPRAVPTPVFDHRSTEFKGEGGRSYPVVSDPMSSKIKNVTVRFTADFIAELKARVGIRCSTFQCLLAHAWKKITAARGLKPDEFTQVRVAVNCRARANPPAPPEFFGNMVLWAFPRLQARDVLGWTYRGVVEAIRDAVARVDAEYIQSFVDFGSVADATGEELAATAAVNGTMFCPDLEVDSSLGFRFNQIDFGTGPPSAFVTPDLPIEGLMIFLPSCTASGGVDLIMAIPEDHDTATFYSLDERAKPKM; this comes from the exons ATGGAGGCGTCGAGCAGCACCATGCTGAAGCCGGCCTACTCCACGCCTCGCCCTCTTGCCTGCGAGATGGTTCCGCTGACCCTCTTCGACCGCGCCACCTTGGACATCTTTGTCCCCCTCATCCTCGTCTACCCCGCGCCGACTCCGTCCAACAAGGCGCTCAAGGAGGGCCTGCGCAGGGCCGTCGCGGTGTACCCACACCTGGCCGGACGCCTCGCCGTCGACCACCGGGGCAGGCGTTTCATCCACGTCAACAACGAGGGCGTGCTTGTCGTAGAGGCCGTCATCCCCGTCGATCTAGCGAGCGCGGTCGTCGACGGCAGTGTCGTCACCAACACCGATGAACTGTACCCTGCAGTGCCGCCGCCGGAG GATAGCGTCGGGGCGGCCCTTCTACAGATACAGCTCAACCGGTACAAGTGCGGCGGCCTCGCGATCGGCTTCAGCAGCCACCACCAGGCCGCCGATGGCTACTCCGTTAGCACCTTCCTCTCCACGTGGGCCAGCGCGGTACGGCAAGGCCGGAACTTCACCGCCCCGTTCCCTTTCCTCGATCGCGGCGCGACCGCCGTTCCTCGGGCTGTGCCGACGCCTGTGTTCGACCACAGGTCCACCGAGTTCAAGGGAGAAGGCGGCAGGTCGTACCCTGTCGTCTCCGATCCCATGTCCTCCAAGATCAAGAACGTAACGGTGCGCTTTACGGCCGACTTCATCGCCGAGCTCAAGGCCCGCGTCGGAATCCGGTGTAGCACGTTCCAGTGCCTGCTCGCGCACGCGTGGAAGAAGATCACGGCGGCGCGCGGCCTGAAGCCTGATGAGTTCACGCAGGTCAGGGTGGCCGTGAACTGCCGGGCCAGGGCCAACCCTCCCGCGCCACCGGAATTCTTCGGGAACATGGTGCTTTGGGCGTTTCCAAGGCTTCAGGCCCGGGATGTCCTGGGCTGGACCTACCGCGGCGTGGTGGAGGCCATCCGCGACGCCGTCGCCCGCGTGGACGCCGAGTACATCCAGTCGTTCGTGGACTTCGGCAGCGTAGCGGACGCTACCGGGGAGGAGctcgcggcgacggcggcggtcaACGGCACAATGTTCTGTCCGGACCTGGAGGTGGACAGCAGCCTGGGTTTCAGGTTCAACCAGATTGACTTCGGCACTGGGCCGCCCTCCGCGTTCGTCACGCCGGACCTGCCCATCGAAGGCCTCATGATCTTCTTGCCGTCGTGCACGGCCAGTGGTGGCGTCGACCTCATCATGGCCATCCCGGAGGATCATGATACGGCGACCTTCTACTCCTTGGATGAGAGAGCTAAACCAAAGATGTAA